In a genomic window of Magnolia sinica isolate HGM2019 chromosome 14, MsV1, whole genome shotgun sequence:
- the LOC131226001 gene encoding uncharacterized protein LOC131226001 — translation MKRRFYVVFKGRTPGIYETWEECNAQVRGFSGCRHKSFTVYEDAMLAWNQHKASAIGRVAAETVGTRIVRALTSTTTMDNGTCVATLREPTVIGDNGVQDGNEERVFPDADRFFASVIKDELEDCFTVCS, via the exons ATGAAGAGGAGGTTTTACGTAGTATTTAAGGGAAGAACACCCGGCATATACGAGACGTGGGAAGAGTGCAATGCTCAGGTTCGTGGATTCAGTGGATGCAGACATAAGTCATTCACAGTTTATGAAGATGCCATGCTTGCATGGAATCAACACAAG GCCTCCGCTATCGGTAGAGTAGCAGCTGAAACAGTTGGGACTCGGATTGTTCGTGCATTAACTTCTACCACGACGATGGATAACGGGACATGTGTAGCTACACTCAGAGAGCCAACTGTAATTGGTGACAATGGTGTGCAAGATGGCAATGAGGAAAGAGTGTTTCCTGATG CGGATAGGTTTTTTGCGTCTGTAATTAAAGACGAATTGGAGGACTGTTTCACAGTATGTAGTTAA